CATTAATATGAGCTTTTACTTTAGCAAGTGGTGCTTTTCCTTTTCTAAACCCGTCAATCTCTACTTCTTTAGCAGCTTTTTCAAATTCTGCTTTTTGTGCATCTTTCCATGCATCTTTATTTGCACTAACAGTTATCTCTACCATTGAGTTTTCTTTTTTATTCATTTCAGTTTTCATTTTCTTTGTTTCCTCCCCTGTTTTATAACGCTAGTATATTATATAATGAAACACCATTTTTTTCAAGTAAAATAGCTACTTTATTAAGTAATGTTCACTCATAAAACACTTTTATTTATCATCTTTTTTAAAAATAAATTTATTAATAATAAAAGTTATTGGAATTATCATAATCATTACTACTAATGATGCAATAGATTTACTGATTAGACCTAGTTCAACAATAAATGCTGTTCCAACACTACTCATTAATAAGTTAGGAATAAATGTTAAAGGAAAAGCAATAAATGTCTTAAAAGTAGGCTTTGTTTTAAATGTATATACAGCTGTTAAAAAATATGAAACAAAAGCACTATAAATAAAAGCCAAGACATGGGCAATTAAATAAGGTATAAAATTTAACAATATTGTATAGCCAATAAAATAATTAACAGTATTAAAAGCACCTACAATCACAAATCTAAAGAATGGTCTATTTAAAAACTTTATTTCATTAACCATAATTAACCCTAAAGCAAATAAACCAATGATTGTTAAAACCATTCCCTCATTAAATCCTTTTATTTTAAACTCAATAACAATATTATGTTTTCCTTTTTCTAATTTAGCACCTAAAAAGTTATTATTTACTTTTTCTTTTTTTATTTCTTTACCATTATCTTTAATAATAAATCCATCATCATAAAAAATTGATGTACCTAAATAACCATTACTAGCCATATTTAATGAAAAATTATAACTTTTATTATAGTCAATTTTAATATCACTAGCTTCAACATACTCTAGTAAATTATTTCTAAAATCATTATATTCAATAAACTTTACATTAACTTTGTCATATTTATTATTTGAACCTTGAAATTTAATACTTATATTTTTTATACTTCCATCAGTATTAAGATGAAAAACTGATTTATCAACAATAGGTTCATTATATTTATTTTCACCTCTAATAACACTAATATGTTCACCAATTGATACTTCAGCACGCTCTAAGTTTTCATTCAAGGCATTTATTTCAATTATAAAAACACCTTTTTTCCAATATTGTTTTGGAATATCAAGATTGATTGTGCTAGTCTTTTTAAAAATAATATTTTCTTTTGATGAAGTAACTTGTTTAACTTCAGTTTTATTTTCTTTGTATTCATTATAATTTCCATCAACAAAAAATCCTTCATTAAGAGCGATTAAACGATTAAGACCTTCTATTTTCTTTAAATCACTAAGGCTATTAAGATTATTTTTTTCTACTCCATAAATAAATGGTCTAGCTTTATCATTTTCATTTAATAAATACTTATTAACACTTGTAATATTTGAAAATAAGATATTAGCAATCGTCGTTGTACTAATATGTCTATTATTTTTTCGTTTTTCAATTTCAATAAAGTAATTATAAAAATCCATATATTCATTATTGATAATTGAAGTATAAATTAATGGTGAAAAATTATTAATAGCATTTGAAAAATTCGATGAATAATTATCACGATAAAAATCATCTTCTTTTTTAGCAATATATCCTTTTCTAATCTTTTTACTTCTTACAATTTCATCTCTATACTGTTCTTTAGTAATATAATGAGGTGCATAATTTAAAATTGAAGCAATACAAGCAATAAGTGAAATCACAACAAAATATTTATACTTATCTTTATAATTTATTAATAAAACCATCATGATTATCTGAGCAATTATTAAACAAATAAAAGCTACTACATTAACATTTAAAAACTCAAGATGTTCCATATTAATTAAATATATTAAAACAATTACACTTGAAATACCTAATGCAATATTCTTATATTTAATTTTTTTATTATTTAAAAGATATGCCAATAAAAACAATAATAAAGGAACTAAATAGATATATATTTTTGAATGAGTATATTGAAAAACATTTAATAAATAATTAAAATGCTCTAATAATAAAACAAGTGTACATGAAATACTAAGTAGTAAACTAAATTTATTTTTATAATTTAAAAAAGCTAAAATAAGAACAAATAACCCTAAAATTCCTAAAGCTAAAGAATATGGATCAAAAATTAATTTTTCAATATTAAGTAGGTTTATAATATCCAATGATGGAATTGTTTTATCAACTCTACTACCTCCAAATAAAGCAAGTGCTTGGGGAATAAAAGTAAACATTCCAATTAAAATACCAATTAAATAAGAAAATATTAATTGTTTATACTTATTTATTTTTTCTTTTAAATTAAAATCAAATTGATAATTTAAACATGCAATGAAAAAGACTAATTGTACAAAACCAATTATTAAGGCAAAAAAGAAATTTGTATAAAAAATTAAGGCTACACAAATAATAAATAACCATTTCTTATTATCTTTAAGCAACATATCAATTCCAACAAAAGATAATATCATAATTGGATAATAATATGTAAACATCACATGATATGATAAATGGAATAAAATTCCTGGAGTAAATGCACATAAAACACTAATGATAAGAACATATTTTCTATCAATATTAAATCTTCTTAATAAAATGTTCATTGCAACAAACGATAAAATCATAATTATCATTGTAACTAATTGCATCCAATACATTGTACTTATAAAAGGGAAAAAGAACGATAGGACAATTAAAGGGTTATACATTCCATAATAATATAAATCAACCATACTTTGACTTGCGCCAAAGTTGAATGTTATTTGCGGAAATAAATCATGAGTTTGCCAAAATGAATTTCTTTGATAATCAATCAATCTAATATGTTGACCTCTAAAATCACTTTTTAAAACTCCAAGGGTTCCATCATTAAAATTTAAAATTAAAAAAAGCACGCCAATAATAATAGTAAAAACTACTATTTCAATAATTATTTCTTTGTTTTTTAATAAGAAATTTTTCATCTACTCACCCTTTTCATCTTTTACTATAACTTCATTTACAATATAATTTGGTCTTTGTTTAACTTCATTGTAAATTAAAGCAATGTAATATCCCATTATTCCTAAAATAAGTAAGACAATACCAAACATAAATAACATCACAATAATAAGTGATGCATATCCACTAACATCTACACCTTTAATTAATGTTTTAAAGAAAATATATAGCATATAAATAAATCCAACCATAGAGATAACAGTACCTATTTTTAGTGCTATTTTTAAGGGAATATCAGAATGAATTGCAAATGAGCGAAAAGCATAATTAAATAGCGTTTTAAAGCCACCAAACTTACTTTCTCCACTTGTTCTATCATTAATCTCAATTGGTATCATTTTATAATTATATCCAATAAATCCTGTAATTCCTTTAAAGAAACGTGATCTTTCTCGCATTGAACAGATAACATCAATTACTTCACGATCCATTATTTGAAAATCTAAAGCATTTTTTATAATTTTATCATCACTTAAATAATTATAAACATCATAGTATTTGGTTGCTAAAAAGCTTTTTAATCCTTTTTTTCTTTCATTTTTATATGTTAAAACTAATTTATTTCCTTCTTGCCATAATTCAATTAAATCTTTTATTTTAGTAACAGGCATTTGTAAATCAGCATCGATAATAATTGCTGCTTCACCACTAGCATAATCAAGTCCA
The genomic region above belongs to Bacilli bacterium PM5-9 and contains:
- a CDS encoding putative flippase GtrA/uncharacterized membrane protein YfhO (product_source=COG2246/COG4485; cog=COG2246,COG4485; pfam=PF04138,PF09586; transmembrane_helix_parts=Outside_1_9,TMhelix_10_32,Inside_33_80,TMhelix_81_100,Outside_101_103,TMhelix_104_126,Inside_127_134,TMhelix_135_157,Outside_158_181,TMhelix_182_211,Inside_212_231,TMhelix_232_254,Outside_255_278,TMhelix_279_301,Inside_302_307,TMhelix_308_327,Outside_328_336,TMhelix_337_355,Inside_356_361,TMhelix_362_379,Outside_380_388,TMhelix_389_408,Inside_409_414,TMhelix_415_437,Outside_438_780,TMhelix_781_800,Inside_801_806,TMhelix_807_829,Outside_830_833,TMhelix_834_856,Inside_857_867,TMhelix_868_887,Outside_888_896,TMhelix_897_919,Inside_920_924); the encoded protein is MKNFLLKNKEIIIEIVVFTIIIGVLFLILNFNDGTLGVLKSDFRGQHIRLIDYQRNSFWQTHDLFPQITFNFGASQSMVDLYYYGMYNPLIVLSFFFPFISTMYWMQLVTMIIMILSFVAMNILLRRFNIDRKYVLIISVLCAFTPGILFHLSYHVMFTYYYPIMILSFVGIDMLLKDNKKWLFIICVALIFYTNFFFALIIGFVQLVFFIACLNYQFDFNLKEKINKYKQLIFSYLIGILIGMFTFIPQALALFGGSRVDKTIPSLDIINLLNIEKLIFDPYSLALGILGLFVLILAFLNYKNKFSLLLSISCTLVLLLEHFNYLLNVFQYTHSKIYIYLVPLLLFLLAYLLNNKKIKYKNIALGISSVIVLIYLINMEHLEFLNVNVVAFICLIIAQIIMMVLLINYKDKYKYFVVISLIACIASILNYAPHYITKEQYRDEIVRSKKIRKGYIAKKEDDFYRDNYSSNFSNAINNFSPLIYTSIINNEYMDFYNYFIEIEKRKNNRHISTTTIANILFSNITSVNKYLLNENDKARPFIYGVEKNNLNSLSDLKKIEGLNRLIALNEGFFVDGNYNEYKENKTEVKQVTSSKENIIFKKTSTINLDIPKQYWKKGVFIIEINALNENLERAEVSIGEHISVIRGENKYNEPIVDKSVFHLNTDGSIKNISIKFQGSNNKYDKVNVKFIEYNDFRNNLLEYVEASDIKIDYNKSYNFSLNMASNGYLGTSIFYDDGFIIKDNGKEIKKEKVNNNFLGAKLEKGKHNIVIEFKIKGFNEGMVLTIIGLFALGLIMVNEIKFLNRPFFRFVIVGAFNTVNYFIGYTILLNFIPYLIAHVLAFIYSAFVSYFLTAVYTFKTKPTFKTFIAFPLTFIPNLLMSSVGTAFIVELGLISKSIASLVVMIMIIPITFIINKFIFKKDDK
- a CDS encoding glycosyltransferase involved in cell wall biosynthesis (product_source=COG0463; cath_funfam=3.90.550.10; cog=COG0463; pfam=PF00535; superfamily=53448; transmembrane_helix_parts=Inside_1_233,TMhelix_234_255,Outside_256_269,TMhelix_270_292,Inside_293_318), giving the protein MYKKIMKKIVSIIAPCYNEEGNINDFYDELNKQLTPLAYDFEFVFVNDGSKDQTLNILKTLARSDNRIKVVDFSKNFGKEAAILAGLDYASGEAAIIIDADLQMPVTKIKDLIELWQEGNKLVLTYKNERKKGLKSFLATKYYDVYNYLSDDKIIKNALDFQIMDREVIDVICSMRERSRFFKGITGFIGYNYKMIPIEINDRTSGESKFGGFKTLFNYAFRSFAIHSDIPLKIALKIGTVISMVGFIYMLYIFFKTLIKGVDVSGYASLIIVMLFMFGIVLLILGIMGYYIALIYNEVKQRPNYIVNEVIVKDEKGE